A genomic stretch from bacterium includes:
- a CDS encoding cytochrome c3 family protein produces the protein MRRALLAVIALVFLASPAILMAAGPHDNDCTECHSLHDTKGDFSFGVAPNTAEKYTATGATVSGTDALCLGCHNESEGIMPIILVRSHPLGVKPKKAFVPQEVLGRNGEITCGSCHDPHPSNPNYKYLRVGTDAGRKMGAFCAYCHEAMVDKNEL, from the coding sequence ATGAGAAGGGCCCTTTTGGCTGTTATCGCCCTCGTATTCCTGGCTTCACCGGCGATCCTTATGGCTGCCGGACCTCACGACAACGATTGCACCGAATGTCACAGCCTGCACGACACCAAGGGCGATTTCTCCTTCGGTGTCGCGCCCAATACCGCGGAGAAGTACACAGCCACGGGCGCGACTGTCAGCGGCACCGACGCGCTGTGCCTGGGATGTCACAACGAGTCGGAAGGGATCATGCCTATCATCCTGGTCAGGAGCCACCCCCTTGGCGTCAAGCCCAAGAAGGCCTTTGTCCCGCAGGAGGTCCTGGGCCGCAACGGTGAGATCACCTGCGGCAGCTGCCATGACCCCCATCCTTCGAACCCCAACTACAAGTACCTGAGAGTCGGGACCGATGCCGGCCGCAAGATGGGCGCTTTCTGTGCCTACTGCCACGAGGCGATGGTCGACAAAAATGAGTTATAA
- the rpiB gene encoding ribose 5-phosphate isomerase B, whose amino-acid sequence MSYNSRVGLRVALGSDHAGFSLKEFVGGHLFGRGVQVIDLGTDSTLSVDYPDFARKVCEAILDGSADRGVLLCGTGIGMSMMANRFKGIRAALCHDHFTAVAARKHNDANVLVLGGRILGTDLAREIVDTWLDTPFEGDRHERRIRKFDE is encoded by the coding sequence ATGAGTTATAACTCCCGCGTGGGTCTCCGGGTTGCCCTGGGTTCAGACCACGCGGGTTTCAGTCTCAAGGAGTTTGTCGGGGGACATCTCTTCGGCAGAGGCGTCCAGGTCATCGATCTTGGTACCGACTCCACCCTTTCCGTGGATTATCCCGATTTTGCCAGGAAGGTCTGTGAGGCGATCCTGGACGGTTCGGCCGACAGGGGTGTCCTGCTGTGCGGTACCGGGATCGGGATGTCCATGATGGCAAACAGGTTCAAGGGCATCCGCGCGGCCCTCTGTCACGATCACTTCACCGCCGTGGCCGCCCGAAAGCACAACGACGCCAACGTCCTTGTCCTGGGCGGGCGGATCCTCGGGACCGATCTTGCCAGGGAGATCGTCGATACCTGGCTGGACACCCCCTTCGAGGGAGACAGGCACGAGAGAAGGATAAGGAAGTTCGACGAATAA
- a CDS encoding serine hydroxymethyltransferase: MSSILKEFDPEVYAAIRGETEREEYQLELIASENMVSEAVLEAQGSVLTNKYAEGYPGKRYYGGCEHVDISEQLAIDRARELFGADYVNVQPHAGAQANMAVYFAVLEPGDTILGMNLSHGGHLTHGSPVNFSGFLYNVVAYGVREDDQRIDYDQVRDLARKHRPKMVIAGASAYPRTIDFPKFREICDEVGAIFFVDMAHIAGLVAAGEHPSPVPHAHIVTTTTHKTLRGPRGGMILSTEEWAKKLGSRVFPGSQGGPLEHIIAAKAVAFKEALTDQFRQYQAQIVRNAATLADELMNQGFRLTSGGTDNHLMLLDLREEEYTGKDAEETLDRAGITANKNTVPFETRSPFITSGLRIGTPATTTRGMKEPEMVQIGRWIGEVLRRRDDQAFVARIKSQVRELCGSFPFYGHRLKD; this comes from the coding sequence TTGTCCAGCATCCTTAAAGAGTTTGATCCTGAAGTGTACGCGGCGATCCGCGGCGAGACAGAGCGGGAAGAGTATCAGCTGGAACTCATCGCCTCCGAGAACATGGTCAGCGAAGCGGTCCTGGAGGCGCAGGGAAGCGTGTTGACCAACAAGTACGCCGAAGGATACCCGGGAAAGCGTTACTACGGCGGTTGCGAACACGTGGATATCTCCGAGCAGCTGGCCATCGATCGGGCCAGGGAACTGTTCGGCGCCGATTACGTCAATGTCCAGCCCCATGCCGGAGCCCAGGCCAACATGGCCGTCTACTTTGCCGTGCTGGAGCCCGGGGACACCATCCTCGGAATGAACCTTTCCCACGGCGGCCACCTGACCCACGGCAGCCCGGTGAACTTTTCCGGGTTCCTGTATAACGTCGTCGCCTACGGTGTAAGGGAGGACGACCAGAGGATCGACTACGACCAGGTTCGGGATCTGGCCCGCAAGCACCGGCCGAAGATGGTCATCGCCGGAGCTTCGGCCTACCCGAGAACCATCGACTTTCCGAAGTTCCGGGAGATATGCGACGAGGTCGGCGCCATCTTCTTCGTTGACATGGCCCATATCGCCGGGCTTGTGGCCGCGGGAGAGCACCCCAGTCCCGTGCCCCACGCCCACATCGTGACAACCACCACCCACAAGACCCTCAGGGGGCCCAGGGGCGGGATGATCCTGAGCACCGAAGAGTGGGCCAAAAAGCTTGGAAGCCGGGTGTTTCCGGGTTCCCAGGGCGGTCCCCTCGAGCACATCATCGCGGCCAAGGCGGTGGCGTTCAAGGAGGCCCTCACAGACCAGTTCAGGCAGTACCAGGCACAGATCGTCAGGAATGCCGCCACTCTTGCGGATGAACTGATGAACCAGGGGTTCAGGCTGACTTCAGGCGGAACCGACAACCATCTTATGCTGCTGGATCTCCGCGAGGAGGAGTACACCGGGAAGGACGCCGAAGAGACCCTCGACAGGGCCGGGATCACCGCCAACAAGAACACCGTTCCCTTCGAGACCCGAAGCCCCTTCATCACCAGCGGTTTGCGTATCGGCACCCCTGCCACGACGACCCGCGGAATGAAGGAGCCGGAGATGGTCCAGATCGGCAGGTGGATCGGCGAGGTGCTCAGGCGCCGTGATGACCAGGCGTTCGTTGCCCGGATCAAATCGCAGGTCAGGGAGCTGTGCGGCAGCTTCCCGTTCTACGGGCACCGGCTGAAGGACTGA
- a CDS encoding cytidine/deoxycytidylate deaminase family protein: MDVPTRRPSWDEYFMEIATLVATRSTCLRRQVGAVFVKHRNILATGYNGVPSGITHCSVVGCLREKLGIPSGERHEICRGLHAEQNGIIQAAKHGIFLSGSTVYTTDHPCAICAKMLINVGAERVVCGQGYPDQLSSEMVAEAGLIVEFYGGDGK, translated from the coding sequence GTGGATGTACCGACGCGAAGACCGTCCTGGGACGAATATTTCATGGAGATCGCCACGCTGGTGGCGACCCGGTCGACGTGCCTGCGCCGCCAGGTGGGCGCCGTGTTCGTCAAACACAGGAATATCCTCGCCACCGGTTATAACGGGGTGCCCTCCGGGATCACCCACTGTTCGGTGGTCGGCTGCCTTCGGGAAAAGCTGGGTATCCCTTCCGGTGAAAGGCACGAGATCTGCCGCGGCCTTCACGCGGAGCAGAACGGGATCATCCAGGCCGCGAAGCACGGTATTTTCCTCTCCGGTTCTACGGTCTACACAACGGATCATCCTTGTGCCATCTGTGCAAAGATGCTGATCAATGTGGGAGCCGAAAGGGTGGTGTGCGGGCAGGGGTACCCGGACCAGCTTTCGTCGGAAATGGTGGCCGAGGCGGGGCTGATCGTCGAATTTTACGGGGGTGATGGGAAATGA